Below is a window of Burkholderia cepacia DNA.
CATGGAAGCGTTCGTTCTGCGGCTAGGGCGTTGTTTGTGTCCCAACCGGCCGTGACACGCACCTTGCGAGAGCTCGAACACGACCTCGGTATTCCGCTGGTACGACGAAGCGTGGCCGGAGTGGAGTTGACCGATGCCGGGCGTGTATTCCAAGTCCGGGCACAATTGCTTCTGGAGGAGATGCGTCGGGCAAGGGAGGAGATGACCTACATGAAAGTTGGTGGCCACGGACATGTCGCAGTCGCCATCACGTCAACGGTCGGCGTGAGTATCTTGCCATCGGCCCTTGAACAGTTCATGGCCAGGATGCCCCAGGCGCGCCTTAGTGTGACCGAAGATGCAGGCACCGTAGCATTGACGAAGCTCCAGAACGGTACGCTCGATTTTGTGGTGACGCATACGATTCCAAGCGACACGTCGGACGAGTTTCAACGACAACCGCTATTTCTCATGCAGTTGGTCGCAGCCGCACGGCCTGCCCATCCGCTTTCGACGGCTACATCTCTCAAGCAATTACAAGATCAGACGTGGTCGGTTCCATCACTCGCAGGCGGATACTTTCGACGCATCTTCGAAGCGGAGGGATTCGACGTTCCCACGAAAGTCATCGAGTGCGAATCATTCGCGGTAGCTGCGCATTTGCTCCGTAAGATAGATATATTGGGGCTATTCTCGACGACATTGTTCGAACATGAACTTGCCCCTAGAGGTGCATGTGCTCTCCCATTGCAAAAAAAACTTCCTCCGATAGAAGTGTGTATCGTCACACGCCGGAATAGCTACCTAACTCCGACGGCAGAGTATTTCAAGGAATGCCTGCAAACGAGTCCGTTTCCTGAGGGCATTATTCCGCTTCCGGAATAAGCGCAGCCAAAAAAATATTCGCAAACCTTGGGTCGACGAAGGCGTGACCGCTATTGTTGTCTCGCCAACCATCCCGGAAAAGCATCATGTACACGCAGGCCGTACTGTAGTGCGGCCGGCGTGTACATGATCTCTTTGACGTGCATTTCCAGCACGCTTTGATCCCGCGCAATCGGCTCGTAGCGGCGACAGTTGCACCAACGCGCAGGTCTGCCACTGGCTTGCGCCAATACGTTGCATCAAGTTCGTGACCTGTTCACGGCGCAGAGGCGGCTTGAAAACTTCTTTGAGCGCACGTCGTTCTTGCAGCGTGCTCTTGTCCAACGATAGATCGGTTAAGAGTCGCCTGAGCGTTGCATTCTCCTCCTCATGCCGCTTTAGCCGCGTAGCTTCGAGGGCGACAGCCCGCCGTACTTCATCTGCCAATTGTAGAGCGTCGTGTTGCCGTTCCTCAGCTTGGGGAAGACCTCTGCGACAGGCGTGTCCAGCTCGGCCTTTCTCAACGCATATGTGATCCGCTCCTCAGTGAACTTGCCCTTCTTCGCGGTATGACCTCCAGGTCTTGATGACACTTTCATGCCAGAACTTTCCGCTTTCGATTGGGGTGGTTCCATGTAATGGGGGCGGATGGAATGAGAGCGAAGAATCTGAATTGTCAGATGGAATTTTGTGATCGAAACGTCCACTATTTGAGTGGCAGATACATCGTCTTAAAGGAGCCTTTTTGGGACGAGGTCGATGAATCTGTGCACTTAAATCGTTTAAATTGATGGCGAAATGAAGATGAAAAAAATCTCGATGGTGATCGGTGTTGCTGGTGCACTTCTCGGTGCGATGAGTGGGGCGCAGGCTGATTCTGTGCAGAAGAAAATCACGCTGACGGCGACGATCAACGACGCCATGTTCGTGTCGAAACCCGATGGCTCGACCTGGTATGGCACGGAAGCTCTCGATCCGAGCGACTACACGCAGGCGAAATTCTCGAAGAAGCTGCCGATTCGCGTGTGGACGAAGAACCCGGATTTCAACGTCTCGCTGGCGCAACCGCTGAAGTTGTCGAACGGCCGGTATGAAATGGCGAATGCGACGGTCGTGATGGGGGGGGGGGCGGGAGACTCGGAAGTAAAGTTCGGCTCTGTTCAGACGATCACGCAGGCGGTTGTCGGCAACGGCGGGTACGACGAGATCCACGACGTAACGATCAACGTCGACGCTCCGGAGCAGGTTGGCGACGTGAGCACGAACGGTAGCTACAGTGGCGATTTGGTGATGGTGTTCGAGCCGGTCGCGGCTTCTGGTGGCAACTAAATCGGTATTTCGTGCGGGAACTCGGTTCATTGCGGGGCTCCCGCTCCTCCGTGTCGGGTGTTGAAAGGAGGATTTATTATTAAGTTATATTAATTAAATAAATTGGCGTGTCCATCGATCAAGTACCTTTTCGAGTTCAAAGACTATGGCTGGCCGTGAGCCTTCTTTTTTCCGGTGGCACATTTGCACAGCTGAATGTGTCGTACGGGGTTCCCGAGGGTTTCAGTGCGGCCGAATTGGATGATGGCGCAAGCTATGTTGCCACCTTCAATGGCGGAACCCTTCCGAGTTTTGTCAGTTACTTGCCTGCGACCGGTGGACTCACGTTTGATGAAGAAAAGTATCAGAAAAATGGCGTCTCGGCAGAAGATGTAGCGACTCTGAAGCGTATCGTTTCGCAACTGGACTATAAGCGCTGCCGAAACGGCTGCGATGTCGAGATCGACGGTTATTTCGTGAGTGTCGACAAACTTAAGCGATCGATCTCGATTCGAGATTCGCGTGAGGATTATATTGCGCCGCCGACGAGCCTGGGTATGGTTAACAACCAAGCCGTGGATTTGCGTGCTTCCTCGGACGGTTATCGCGCGGTAAACGTCAACGGCAGTACCTGGGTCGGCTTGCCGTCGCAGAGCTTTGGTTACGTGAGTTGGTATGCAGGTCACACCCGGTCTCGTCAATATCGCGGCAGCGCGCACGGGGTGTCGTCGTACTATCTGCAGAAGAACTTTGCGAACACGTATGTCCGCGCCGGCCGACAGAACAGCATCGATTATTCGTCTGGTTCAGTCAGCACGCTACTTTCGCCGAGTTTCGATCAGTTCGTGACCCTGGGCAGTCAGTCGCATTTGCAAGCTGGCAGCCATACTGGGTCGCTGATCCTGTACGCGATAGTGGATGGAAACTACGAACTCTATCGTGGCGGGCGCCTTGTGACGAAACGCCCGGCCGTGATTGGCCGCAACGAGATCAGTTTCGCCGATCTCCCGGGTGGCTACTACACGATTGAAGTGCGGCTCGTCGATCGAAGTGGGAACGTTGTCAGTAGCGAAACGCGTGAGATCAATAACCTCAATTTCGGGCTGGCCAGTGGCAATGCGTGGCATGTGACAGCTGGTAAGGAGATGTACGGTGGCGGGTATCTGCTTGAGGCCGCTCTAAGCCGGAACCTGCGGTTGTTCTATCTGAACACGTCGATACTGGCCGGGCAGGGCGGCAGGTGGGCCGCTGAAGCGAACGTCACTCGGCCCACGCAAATGGCAGGAGTCGAGGTCACGCCGACACTGGGTATCCTGGGCGGCGAATACAGCGCGGGCGCCTATGTGAATCTTGCGCTGGCGCACGCGACGTTCGGAGCGCTGTCGGTGAGTCGCTACCAGAACACGAATGTGTCGCGCCTCTATCGAGGCCAACCAAGCACGGCGGCATCGTACAGCCGGAGCATTCGCAAAGCGACTTTCGGCTACAACTACCAGCAATCGAACTTCGGTCGTTCCCATCAGGCCGAGGTGCGCTGGAACTATCGCCCGAATGGCCTGTGGGCCACGTTCGCGCTGGGCGTGCAGAAGGGAGGCTTCTCGCAGGGAAGCAGTGGCTATGGCGTGTACTTCAACATGACCATGGCGCTGGAGAAAGTGCAGGCGAACTTCGGTGCCGCGCACTCAGCCGGGCAGACACAGTTGAGCGCCGACGTGCGTAAGGATTGGCAGGACAGTTTTGGTACCTCGTCGATCGGGTTGAACGCCAACCGCGTGCGCAACGATTATGGAGTCAGTGTTTACGGCAGCCGTTCTGGCACGCGCGGTGATGCATCGCTGAACGTTGGCCGCTCAGGTACGGTCACCAACATTGACTTCAATTATCGAGGCATGGTGGCAGCGAGCAAGGATGGCGTCGCGCTCGGCCGCTATAGCTCTAGTGGCAGCGCCATGCTGTTGACCACACCGGCGATGGGCGGCATGAGATATGGATTCACTGTGGAAGGCAGTCCAGTAGCCGGTAACAGCACCTACGCCGTTCCTCTGAATGCCTACCGCGATGTATCGTTCGCACGTGTTTTTAGCAATAGTCAGGATCTCGACATGAATATCGAGGTTCCCGCCAACATCGTGCGCGCGCATCCAGGGCAGGTCTACTCGGCGAAGGCGCGTGTCGACATCAACATGATTTACAGCGGGTTCCTGACCGATGCTGGCGGTAAGCCACTCAGTGGGAAGATTGTCGAAACCGGCGATACGGTCTATCCGAACGGGCTGTTTTCGGTCGTCAGCAAGAAGCTGCTGTCGTCGATCACTGTCGAGCATGACGGACAGCACCGTCTATGCAACCTCAAACAGGCTCAAGGCAGCTACTACCGCTGTGACTGAAAGGTACTAACAATCATGAAGAAAATGATGCAAACAAAATGGACAATCGCGACTTTCATGTTGTGCGGGGCGCTGTTGGGCGCGAGTCAAGCCGTCAATGCGGAGGGCGAGCTGATGGTGCTGCCGGCCACAACGAAGGTGTTCAATACTCACGAGCAAAAGGTGACCGTGAAAAATAGAGGAGACGAGCCGCTTTATCTCAATATCTCCGTACAGAAGGTCACCAATCCCGGCCAAACTCCGGAAAAAAAAGTCGCATTGGGTGAACTCGAGCATCCCGGGGTGCTCGCAAGCCCGGACAAGCTGACGCTGGGGCCAGGCCAGACCCGTTCGATTGTGCTGAAGTCGCTGATGGAGCCCGGAAAAGAGGAGCTCTATCGGCTGTATGTCGTGCCGGTCAGGTCGCTGAAGGTCGACAGCGCGCCGCAGGACAAGATTACCGCTCCCATGTCGGTCGCGATCGGTTATGGGGTGCTGGTCCGACACATGCCTGCGCCGGGCAGGCAACGCGCGGGCTGGACGTATCGCTGCGAGGACGGCGGATTGACGCTGGAAAATACGGGGAACATTCGACAGGTCCTCACCGACGTGGTCTACGACAAGACGAAACCCGCGCAGACGCTGGCGGTGTTTCCCGGCACGCCACGGCATTTTTCGACGCGTAGCATGACGTTGCGTGTAGACGATATGACGAAGACGCTGACGTGTCCGTGATGAAGCGCGTGAGTTGGACGTTGGGCGCACTAACGGTGCTGTGCTGCTTCAGCAGTCATGCGGCGGGAATTCTGAAATTGTCGCACACCGAATTGACGCTGTCGCCGGACGAGCCCGCGAGCGAACTGTGGGCCGAGAACGTCGGCGACACGCCGCTGTATCTCGACATCAGCCAGCAGCGGGTGATCAATCCGGGACAAGTTCCGGAGCAGCGGGTGCCGGTCGAGGTGATTGAGCGGCCGGCGCTGCTGGTTCTGCCCCGGCGGCTGGTGCTCGCGCCAGGGCAGCGCTACCGGATGTCGCTCAAGGAGATTTCGGTGCCGAGACAGAGTGAGGTATGGCGGGTGACCTTCAGGCCAAGGGAGCGCGTCGCCGTCGACGCGAATCACGTGGAGGGCACGGCGGCGCCGTTATTCGTCAGTATTGGCTATGGCGTCGTTATTTACCAGAGGAATGGGCGAGGGCGATAACGCTTTCCGTTTGGATGGCGGATCATCCCCATGATTTTCGATGCCGCGGCGCAGGAAATTACTTTTTTAGATGTTTATTGGCATCGCCTAGTGCGGCATCAAGGAGTGAAAGAACTTTGCTTTTTGGAATTCAATGTGATAAGCGGTATCGATTGGCGATGTGGGTTATTCTTTTAGCATGCAAATGCGCGAGTGCTGGGGTGGCGCCCCGGATGGAGCCCGCAAGCCTTGTTAATGGATATGGTGGATGCTCATGGATGGACAATGGAGATGGAACGAGCAATTTCACTGTCTCGATAGATTATAAAAGGGAGCTTCCTAGCGCCGGGGAAACTCACATGCGAACGCGAGCTGTACTTGTATACACTTATAATGAAAATGGTGCTTTCTCTGAAGAAGGTCAGCCTGTCATTTCCGACGTTATATTCAATGGTATGCGTGCCTGGCTTACCGGCAGCGGCTTTCCTCTCCGTGGAACCGGCTACTACGGTGGCAAGTCTCCAAATTGGTGGGGTACGAAGGAACCCTTGGTCGCGACAGTAAGTGTGAGAATATCAAATAAAAAAATTGCCGATTGGCCCGCAATTGGTATTTTGGCTGCCCAGTATGGTGGTGGTAATCCTGGTGATTATTACGAAAAATCAGGTATGGCATATATTCGTGTCGGAGAGTCTCGGGGGGCATGCAGCATAGTCGCAAACCCGGATCTCCCCACGCCGCTGGATATCGCAGTAGACATGACGGCGCCGGACTGGAGTCTTGGCGAGTTATCGCGAGGGGAGTCGGAAAAAACATTCCCCGAGATATCGAATCAGCTTTGCTTCACCTACTCCGGGCGAGCGGTCAAAGGCAAGAAGTTTGTCATTGACGCGAGCAACGCCAACGGTATCGTCGCTAACCGGTACTTGCTCAAGAACGTGTCCGAGGCGACGCAGGTAATCCCGTATAGCGTAACACTGGACAGCGGCACATCGACGCTGTCTCTTCCAAACGCCTCAAATGCTGGGCTGTCGTTTGATAGTTCAGGAAAGACGTGCTTTGTACCGACATTTAAGACCAGCGTCGATGCCAAGGTGAAAGAGGGCGATTACATTGACGTGCTTGTATTCACCGTAGTGGTCAAACCCTAGGAACGGGCATGCGAAAGCAAACCATGAGGAAATGGCTGTGTGTCATCCTGATGCTACCAATTGTTGCGCACGCACAGAGAGTGATACTGACTGGCAAGATGAAGAGCGCGGTCACTGCCCATGTGACACGCCCCAACAACTTGTTCGTCACGAATGATGCGGGTGGGTGGTTCGATCAAGGGCTGGAGATGCAGCAACTTGGCGGCTGGGAGACGCCCTACGAGGTGCAGGCACGGTTGAAGATCGTGTCGAGCAGCGGAACCTTCCAGGTTTACCTGGATTCACCGCTGACGATCACGCATCAATCGACTCCCGAGTTGGCGTTTCGCACGCCGACGGTCAGGCTGGGTATCGAAGGCGGCGTATCCCGGCCGCTGCAGGTCGGATTGTCTACGGAATTCCAGAATCCGTCGGCGCCGGTCGAGGGAGTAGATTCGGTCGGGTATTACAACCTCGACATCTCGGCCTATCCTCCCGCGGGCGACTTCAAGAGCACGACCGGCACGTACAGTGGCGTGCTGTCGATAACGTTCGAGCCGGTGATCACGGCGCCTTGACTACCGGTGCTTCGTCCAGCGCCCACTGCGTGAACAGAGTTACCACCGAACGCGTCGGCGTGGGAAACCATTTGAGGATATTTCGGCATGGAACGCATGTTATTTACGCTGTTGCGCATGTCTTGTGTGGCCGCCCTTGCTATACCCGTATCGGCAATCGCGGCAATCGACATAGTGCCAAAGGAGGTAGCGGTGCGGGGCGAGGTCACCTCGGTCGAGGTGATCAACAACGGCGATCGCAACGAATACGTCAAGATCTCGTTGTCGCGCCTGCTGAACCCCGGCGTACCCTTGGACCGGGAGCGTCTCGAGCCGATTGGTGAGATCGCGCAGCCGTCACTTTATGCTTATCCGTTCAGGATGAGCCTGGCACCTGGGCAGACGAAGACGCTCGTGCTCAAGGCTTTACATCCGATCGAGACGGAGATCGTCTACCGACTCGACGTGAAACCGGTGGTCAAGGTGCTCGATGGCGGTCGTACTAGACCAGCGGCCAGCGTGGTCGCCAACCTCGCTTTCAGCGGGATCGTTCGGCAACTGCCGGCGAAACCTCGTAGGGAACTCACTGTTTCGTGCGAGGGGTCCGGCGCGCTCTTGACGGCAACGGGAAATGTCCACTATCGGGTGGAGGGGGCCAAAGCAGACGGTCAGAAGCTCGATGATTTTAACGTCTATCCCGGTGTCCCGATTCCGGTGCAGGGGCGTGTTGTGGCAGTTCCTGGCTATCCCGCTTGTAGTGGGGCTACACCGGTCAATTCACTATAAGTTGTGAACAATAGTTTGGGGGCGATTTGTATTCTCATCGGGTATTCAAGTTGCGTTGATCTGAAGACCTGCGTCATCGACACTCGAATCCCCCGTATTCCATTACGTTTAAAAGCAGTTCGGAAATTATCGTGGAAAATTTCACGTCGCGCTTATGCTTTTCTGCGGATACCAAAGTTAAAAGCCCCGTTGGTGGAGAAGCCATCAGGCTCGGAGTATT
It encodes the following:
- a CDS encoding LysR substrate-binding domain-containing protein, whose translation is MKPQQLKTFVAIAEHGSVRSAARALFVSQPAVTRTLRELEHDLGIPLVRRSVAGVELTDAGRVFQVRAQLLLEEMRRAREEMTYMKVGGHGHVAVAITSTVGVSILPSALEQFMARMPQARLSVTEDAGTVALTKLQNGTLDFVVTHTIPSDTSDEFQRQPLFLMQLVAAARPAHPLSTATSLKQLQDQTWSVPSLAGGYFRRIFEAEGFDVPTKVIECESFAVAAHLLRKIDILGLFSTTLFEHELAPRGACALPLQKKLPPIEVCIVTRRNSYLTPTAEYFKECLQTSPFPEGIIPLPE
- a CDS encoding CS1 type fimbrial major subunit, which produces MKMKKISMVIGVAGALLGAMSGAQADSVQKKITLTATINDAMFVSKPDGSTWYGTEALDPSDYTQAKFSKKLPIRVWTKNPDFNVSLAQPLKLSNGRYEMANATVVMGGGAGDSEVKFGSVQTITQAVVGNGGYDEIHDVTINVDAPEQVGDVSTNGSYSGDLVMVFEPVAASGGN
- a CDS encoding TcfC E-set like domain-containing protein, which gives rise to MDDGASYVATFNGGTLPSFVSYLPATGGLTFDEEKYQKNGVSAEDVATLKRIVSQLDYKRCRNGCDVEIDGYFVSVDKLKRSISIRDSREDYIAPPTSLGMVNNQAVDLRASSDGYRAVNVNGSTWVGLPSQSFGYVSWYAGHTRSRQYRGSAHGVSSYYLQKNFANTYVRAGRQNSIDYSSGSVSTLLSPSFDQFVTLGSQSHLQAGSHTGSLILYAIVDGNYELYRGGRLVTKRPAVIGRNEISFADLPGGYYTIEVRLVDRSGNVVSSETREINNLNFGLASGNAWHVTAGKEMYGGGYLLEAALSRNLRLFYLNTSILAGQGGRWAAEANVTRPTQMAGVEVTPTLGILGGEYSAGAYVNLALAHATFGALSVSRYQNTNVSRLYRGQPSTAASYSRSIRKATFGYNYQQSNFGRSHQAEVRWNYRPNGLWATFALGVQKGGFSQGSSGYGVYFNMTMALEKVQANFGAAHSAGQTQLSADVRKDWQDSFGTSSIGLNANRVRNDYGVSVYGSRSGTRGDASLNVGRSGTVTNIDFNYRGMVAASKDGVALGRYSSSGSAMLLTTPAMGGMRYGFTVEGSPVAGNSTYAVPLNAYRDVSFARVFSNSQDLDMNIEVPANIVRAHPGQVYSAKARVDINMIYSGFLTDAGGKPLSGKIVETGDTVYPNGLFSVVSKKLLSSITVEHDGQHRLCNLKQAQGSYYRCD
- a CDS encoding pilus assembly protein; its protein translation is MKKMMQTKWTIATFMLCGALLGASQAVNAEGELMVLPATTKVFNTHEQKVTVKNRGDEPLYLNISVQKVTNPGQTPEKKVALGELEHPGVLASPDKLTLGPGQTRSIVLKSLMEPGKEELYRLYVVPVRSLKVDSAPQDKITAPMSVAIGYGVLVRHMPAPGRQRAGWTYRCEDGGLTLENTGNIRQVLTDVVYDKTKPAQTLAVFPGTPRHFSTRSMTLRVDDMTKTLTCP